In a single window of the Streptomyces sp. NBC_00285 genome:
- a CDS encoding amino acid permease translates to MSEQSLHDGVQKRSGHVDAGDEGYSKSLKHRHVNMIAIGGAIGTGLFLGAGGRLADAGPSLFIAYAVCGVFAFLVVRALGELVLYRPSSGAFVSYAREFLGEKGAYTAGWMYFLNWATTGIADITAVATYTHYWGLFSDIPQWLIALIALAVVLTVNLISVKFFGEMEFWFAIIKVSALVIFMCIGIFLLVTQHEVAGTTPGPSLITDNGGVFPNGLLPMLLIIQGVVFAYASVELVGVAAGETENPEKIMPKAINSIMWRVGVFYVGSVVLLSMLLPWNKYTSGQSPFVTVLSNIGIPAAGGVMNLVVLTAAMSSLNSGLYSTGRILRSMAMSGSAPKFTSVMSRSQVPYGGILLTSGICVLGVGLNFVVPADAFEIVLNFAAIGILSTWGMIMVCHLLFWQKTEKGDLTRPGYRLPGSPWTELVTLAFLASVLVLMYADGGAGRTTVLCLPLIVAALVAGWFAVRRRVAATSTTGPGA, encoded by the coding sequence GTGAGCGAGCAGTCCCTGCACGATGGCGTGCAGAAACGTTCCGGCCATGTCGACGCCGGAGACGAGGGATACAGCAAGTCCCTCAAACACCGGCACGTCAACATGATCGCCATCGGTGGCGCGATCGGCACCGGCCTCTTCCTCGGCGCCGGCGGCCGCCTCGCCGACGCCGGCCCTTCCCTGTTCATCGCCTACGCGGTCTGTGGCGTCTTCGCCTTCCTCGTGGTGCGCGCCCTCGGTGAACTCGTCCTGTACCGGCCCTCGTCCGGCGCCTTCGTGTCGTACGCGAGGGAGTTCCTCGGCGAGAAGGGGGCGTACACCGCGGGCTGGATGTACTTCCTCAACTGGGCCACCACCGGCATCGCCGACATCACCGCGGTGGCGACCTACACGCACTACTGGGGTCTGTTCTCCGACATTCCCCAATGGTTGATCGCATTGATCGCCCTCGCTGTCGTATTGACCGTCAACCTCATCTCGGTCAAGTTCTTCGGCGAGATGGAGTTCTGGTTCGCGATCATCAAGGTCAGCGCGCTGGTGATCTTCATGTGTATCGGCATCTTCCTGCTGGTCACCCAGCACGAAGTCGCCGGCACCACCCCCGGGCCGTCCCTGATCACCGACAACGGCGGTGTCTTCCCCAACGGGCTGCTGCCCATGCTGCTGATCATCCAGGGCGTGGTCTTCGCCTACGCCTCGGTCGAACTGGTCGGAGTCGCCGCGGGCGAGACCGAGAACCCCGAGAAGATCATGCCCAAGGCGATCAACTCGATCATGTGGCGCGTCGGTGTCTTCTACGTCGGCTCGGTCGTGCTGCTCTCGATGCTGCTGCCCTGGAACAAGTACACGTCCGGACAGAGCCCCTTCGTGACCGTCCTGTCCAACATCGGCATCCCGGCCGCGGGCGGCGTGATGAACCTCGTCGTGCTCACCGCGGCCATGTCCTCGCTCAACTCCGGTCTGTACTCCACCGGCCGTATCCTGCGCTCCATGGCCATGTCCGGCTCGGCCCCGAAGTTCACCTCGGTGATGAGTCGCAGCCAGGTCCCCTACGGCGGCATCCTGCTCACCAGCGGCATCTGCGTTCTCGGCGTCGGCCTCAACTTCGTCGTCCCGGCCGACGCGTTCGAGATCGTGCTGAACTTCGCCGCGATCGGGATCCTGTCCACCTGGGGCATGATCATGGTCTGCCACCTGCTCTTCTGGCAGAAGACCGAGAAGGGCGACCTCACCCGCCCCGGCTACCGGCTGCCGGGCTCACCCTGGACCGAACTCGTGACGCTGGCCTTCCTCGCCTCCGTCCTGGTCCTCATGTACGCCGACGGCGGCGCCGGCCGCACCACCGTGCTGTGCCTTCCGCTGATCGTCGCGGCCCTGGTCGCCGGATGGTTCGCCGTCCGCCGGCGGGTCGCCGCCACATCCACCACCGGCCCC